The genomic segment CCAGTGTATGTGCACATGAAAATGAttgtaaaacaatatattgcATGTTTCTAAAtcttctcccccctcctccccatgtCCAGCAGTTACCCAGTAGAGAGCAGTGGTGGCGGGCTGCCAGCCAAAGTGAAGAAAAGCAGGAGCAGCTCAAGCAATGGCAGCATCAAGAAGGTGAAGAGCAGGAAAGACCTGAGCATGGAGGCGTCCCAGCTCGACATCCAGCAACAGCACAAAACCATCACCAGACAAGTAGCCATCAGGTAGGACTGATGGGAAAAGAGTGGGAATTatacaaaatgcaacaacaaaaaaatctgactCAAATGATCAAAAAAATAAAGCCTTACAGCTCTTAAATGTTTTTGAATATAATCCTttacaagcacacacagacggtgctaaatgtttttcagattCATGAAGTAGCCTGCAGAACTCTAAATCTTAGACAAGACAGTGACAAAGAtcgaagaaaacaaaaaactctTGCACTCAGAGATAAATGATGTTCTTTATTACTTCTTTTTGAGTGCCAACGTTTTTGTATTCATAGATCCATGATGAACCACTTATGAAAACACAGATCTACATTCAGCCAACAGGAGGTCTTACTTTCACGTGTATttccaatttaaaaataaaaaaatgaaatctaaAAACTGAAATGTTAGTGATAAACCTCGCAGACTCTTATCAAGTCTTATCAGATGTGAGGAAAATACTATTTCTCCGTCTTGAAATGCAAACGACAGGGATGAGTGGAGTGGAGGCTATTCTCAACATGTATCACAAGACCTAACTCAGCTTGTGTTCAGTCGTGACACACTCATGACTGCACAGCTTTGTACACTGACTGTCTTCTCACATGATTCAAATTTTCAGCTAGATTTGTGTTGGTAAGAAGAGTGATATTCATCCCCAACTGCTGCCTACGTGACAATGTGTTTACCCAGCCACTTTCAACATCATTTTGGATTGAGGAACATAAACACTAACCAAAGTTCAGTCAAGAGAAAGTTAAAGCCTGTTAAAAATACTAGTATTTTCCGAGAGGGCATGGTGAACACTGCCTTACTTTGCCGTTGCTGTTTCGAGCCCCCACTGCCCTGCCACCATAGTCGGATAAAACGTACTGTATTTACAAAACAAACGTGGAACTAATCCTTTTTACACTAAATTATTTTGTCATCAAATATTCATTCGGCATGGAGCTATAGGCAAGTCGTGGAGTCTGTCTGTATCTTCTCACATAAACCTGCTGAAGTCATAGACTTCCTTTTCAAATTGACAGTTCTTTTTCTCTGCAGGTCGCAGACGTTTGATGACAGCAGAGGCTTCGAGAGGACGGAGGGCACTGGCACACAAAGTGTAAGTCCACATCttttcatttaaacatttgtaaaagTAGATTATCATACTTCAGGTAGTGCAGACCTTTGTGGTACTTTTAGTGCACCATGATGTTGTTGGGTGAAAGCTGCTCTGCTGAAGTGTCTGGATTTTTGCTTaaattgttttctctcttttagaGTTTCATAAAGCACAACAAGACATTCCACAAGTTGTTTCCAGAAATTTCTGAGAGTGAAGACTTGATACATGgtaagtaaacaaacaaaaaaggaaagggAGAATAAATGACAAAATTAATGATCCACATAAAACTAAAGGCGTTtgtcttcctttcctctcccaGCATACATCTGTGCCCTGCAGAAGGAAGTGCCCTACCATGGTCGACTGTACATCACTGACACCAATGCCTGTTTCTACTCCTCAGTTCTGCTCAAGGACACTAAGGTAGGCTGTAGCTCTGCCCTGGCTATACATATGTAAATGATCGATTTctttttgtgattggtttttcACCACATTGTTCCACTTTTCCTAACCTTTTCTGTTTGTGGCTGTGTCCTCTTGCAGTTAGTTATTCCCGTTTCCTGCATCCACATAGTGAAGAAGCAGAACACAGCTTTACTGGTACCCAACGCCTTGTCGATTCGCACCACAGAAGGAGACAAGGTCAGTTTCTCACCTACAGCCCCACACAGGCATCTTAGTAAACACTTGTGATGGCCATACAGTCTATTACAACTAGAGATCTAGTCTACAACTAGAGATGTTTAAAGTCAAATGGAAGCTTTAGATGTAATCTAATCAATGACCTATAATGAATATTTTATGGTGCAGGTTTGGCAGATggctaatattttttttttaattccctcTCATTGTTCAGTACCTGTTTGTATCGCTGCGGAACAGAGAATCATGTTATCAGCTGCTGCGTTCAGTATCTCCTCAGCTAGAGGTGAGTGGCTCAGGTCAAATGTTAGAGTTTTAAGACCTTTAGAAGTTCTGCAATGGTAAATGTGATTAAAGAAAATTGAAGGAAAACGGTACATTTGCTCAGAAAATGGAGTTCTGgaaatgtatttagttttaCAGTGGAAAGAGGGCAGCAACTCTGCTGTTATAACCTTGTTGCACATCTCtaaacaatttatttatattttgactAAATGCAAGTCCGAGCATGCAGACTATCAAATCCATTCGCCAGAACTAACTTCATGATAagttacttttcaaaaatacaAGTTTTAATGCATCtaaaaatcaaaacatttcTCTCTGTTACAGGATGGCAGCACAAACAGTAGCCCTATCTTCTCCTCGGCTGAGAACAGCTTCGATAAGAGCAAACTTGAGGTAAGAGACCTTTTCTCAATATTGCAAACATGTAGTCTCACGTTATTGTCACAGGGCTCAAAGGTAACATTTTTAGAGTAGTACATAATGTCCCTGTAAGTACAACATTGTGGATATGGTTGAATTATAGGATAGACCAGTTTGTGATGGTGTTCCTTGCTCTCGTATCTCAACAGAACTCCAGCCAGTCCAGTCTGGACAACAGCTTGGACCAATTTGATGGCTCCGCGTCACAATCTTTACAGGACCAGCCTCTGCACAGACCACACAGAGGTTAGAGTCCTTTAAATTATGTTTACGTGCAAAACGGCAAACCTAGTTGTTAATGTAACAACTGTTACCTTTTACCTAGAATCACCTTGCATGATAGAGAACTCTAAACAATATTTCTAAGTAACCCATGGTGTATTAAAGTGTCTGCAAGAATTTCTTTGGAAAGTTGACGGTAATGCTAATCCTTATATGACAGCTTATATCAGCCATGCGTAGCTGTTGACGTTTGTTTTGGTGCCGTTATCTCTCGTTCTCATGTCTGTTCAAGCCAGTAGATATGCAAAGTCCAAGGTCTAATAGCAGGctaacatttatttcttttctcccatctctctctcccttcttcaGAGGCAGTGCCTAATGGGAATGTCCCAGCTTTCAGGAACCTAAACATGCAGCAGAGTGACAGCTCATCGTTTGAGGAGCTGTCAGTATCAGGTGAGACACGCATACAGATTGCAATTAGTTACCAGCTAAATCCTAAACTCTCAGCTAACCTCTTGACtgtggttggttggttggtttacTTATCAAAGTTGCTGGTAGAGTAGACAACTAATCGTCAATTTAGGCACTTTAGGGGcctgcaattaaaaaaaaaatggctttttttaattCCCAGATAGACGGCAGATGCGGGCATCCTTTCTAATCATAAGGGTTTTCATGATATTGAGATAATTTCTCTGTTTGCTCCTAGCTTCATTGTGCATCTCGCTCTCTGCAGTCATGGCTGTAATCTGCATgtaatgtacatactgtacatacgtAAATTACATCCTACCAGCATTGATAATCATGCTATGTTTACTTTTCATTTTCCAGGTTCAGGTGGATCGTGGGTTTGGAACGTAACAGAAAAGGCCAAATCCCTGCTGGTTCAGAGAGAGGCCAACACCCTCAACACTCTACTCTTTATTTACTTGATTTTGTGAGTAGCACTTCCTCTCTATAATATGTTCTATCTTCTGCTCTCTATCTTTGCCTCCCTTTATCCTCAAATCCAATGCCTTTCCTATGTGCTAAAGTCACGGCCCTTAAAAGAGAGGCTGAGGAGTTTCAGAAACCTGCCGCAGTAGTAACTAACTCGGTGATCTTGTCGTCTCATTACGTATTAGAAAATCCAagcttgacaaaaaaaaaatacgtttTTGATCACTAGCATAAGAAATGTAGAGCAGTCCCTTAAACTATATTGTAACCCATTAAGGCTgagaccctttttttttttctctgcctgcTTACGTACAAGTAGTCCTCCAGTGTTGCAAAAGGTAATGTTTTATTGACCGTGCAGTTAATAGATATGCAAGTGTGACATGCAGTCCTTGATGCCTTCTGAAAGGACTATAAAAAAATATAGGCATTAACCAAGTGTTGAGCTGTTGTTAGTTCTCTATGTACCTGCTATCAGCCGTAATCATTGACCTTTATCACGGTGAATACGTAAGCATGAAAAAGGCAATACATGTgactcatttttttttgtctgttacagggtggtgctgctgctgttgtcttCTGGCTACATTGGCTTACGTATCGTGGCCCTGGAGGAACAGCTGACATCTCTAGGGGCGCTGTCTGAGTTCACTTTACAGAGCGGGTAAGAAGTCTTTCTCTTAATATAAACACCCACCTTATAGGTTGGCTGCAAAAGAGATGGAAAAGTTGAAGCCAGCAGTTTATATTTACCCAGTCCAGCAGTTCTGCCTCACAACTACACTGAGCCATTAAAGACAAATTCAGTAAATTCAGCCTTATTTGTGCCCAGATGGTCCTCAATCAGTACACATTACTGCCACTTGGTGGTCAGTGTTGTGTACTTACTAAGATACaagtaaaaaaacagaagacTGACTTCTTTCTTTAATAATTCTTTATTCCCCATGACAAACTAATCTTAGTTTCACAAGGCTCTAAAAAAGATAAACCTATCCTGTTCACCTCAAGACTGTATTGAGGCTTAGGAATTGGGAATGTTGCAGAATATATCTACATATTCCCTTTTACTCTGGTATTATATTATTGTGTTATCTTTCAAGGAAACAGGTTAAATTAATTCCTGTAATGGACATAGCCTTGTTGCCAAGCAGGTAAGTGTAAGTGTTCTTAGTTTGCTTTTTAATATGCCACTCAACTGGTTCCCTCTTGTCTTTCCATAGGTACGAAGACACATAACACTCAGTGACTGAAGGAGAGATTGGTTGACTCATGATTGGAGGATTACTTCAACCTCTTCCAGCAGAATGCAGCTGGGGAAATTGAATGTACTCAAGACTGTGCTCCCAACATGGCCTGTGCTGTCGGCTAGAGGAAAAATGGCCAACCTGTGCAATTTTAGAGGCAACTTGTTAACTTGAAGGGCTATACTTCCTCCTAGTAGACAAATGGACATGCCACGATTTAGTCACACAGCCAAACCAAAATCCATACACACCCTGCCTGGTTGCAGCGTGTCGTTGAAACCAAAGCCAAACGGCTCCAACTTAGCAATGTTCCCCGCTGGCCAGGTTGATGGGCACTGGCCTGACAGAAACCGTAAAACATCTGTGAAGTCACGTTATCCATCGTCCTTCACACAGACTCCTCTCCCTGAGCATGCGGTCTGAACAGGGCTATACCAATCAGCATTAGCCTGCTGTAGTGCTTGTTATTGCACCTCAACACCAGAGACGTAGTGCTATGCATAACCAAAGATACACACAGTGCACGTCTTTATAGCATGGGTGCACGGGgaggattttaaaatgactttCTATCTCTTATTTACCCATCCAACAGCAGAATTTacaaatctgtctttgtccttAAATTCTGTCGGGTACTGCTCTCCGACTGGTTCTCATCTTTCTAATCCGGTGTGGGTTGAAATGATGAAGCTGAAACCTCAACATCAGATCAGCCCATGGAGGCGTGATACTCTCCTGATGGTCTTAGCCTTTCTCTCTTTCGCCAATCAGCAATGATTGCAGTATTACTTTCCTCGTCTTTGGCGCGATTTAACCCCATTGATCAATGTTCAGAGGTTATTTCCCCTGCAGTCTCTACTGTGGATGAATGCATCATCAATGCACAAATATGTGATACAATAGGACACGAGGAGGTTGTCTTGGAGGCATCGATATGTTGTTGTGTATGACTTTTCTGCATTGGTCTTCAAGAGTCACTTTCAGATGCCTGATGTACTGTCTACCAGTCTGACCACGTTGTTACAAGTACgaacctctttctttctctgaccGGCCTCTTGAAGACCAAGTGACATTTCTCAAATTTTCAGGTTATTTCAAGTAGCACCAATAATGTATTTCTAATGTTCATGAATGTGTCGATATCGACACTCCTGACTGATACTGTATATGCGTTCTCACTCTTTTCACCTGAAGAGAATTTGCAGCCACGCTTGCTATAAGTTCCCTCGTTTTCAACAGCAAAAACAAGTGGTCCCAAGACGAAATTTCAATATGCAACAAATTATTATGCAtggcaaaatgtaatttatcttTGTGTGCCGTTTTTAAATGGAGCTTGGTGTCTGTGGGTAAGAAACTGTGTatgggaaaaaaagcaaaacaaaaagattTGAGTGAAAGGAGCAGCTCAATCGAGCGAgcgcactttaaaaaaaaagtgttgtgcCTGTCACAATCGGGACTGAGAAGAAATGTCAAAGCTGGCATTTTGTGGTATCTGACGGTGCtaagaccttttttttaaaaaaaacaaacaaaaacaaattgttttcACTCAGGGGTGGTGGGCACTACCTGCCACATGGTTTGTCTTTTACTTTGTCATTTCAAAGTCTCGTGCTAGTGATGGGGTTCATGTTTTGTACATGTTGGCTTTGATGATTTCTCAAATGTCCATTTGAGAAAGAACACTACTTTTCATTGAGATTCACTTGACTTTACTACTTGACTGTATTCAGAATGCTTACTCCCCCATGACACTTTTTAAACTAACCTAACAATACATATCCATGCCACATCTCAatgacttaaaggaacacgccgacttattcacagtaacc from the Sander vitreus isolate 19-12246 chromosome 9, sanVit1, whole genome shotgun sequence genome contains:
- the LOC144523292 gene encoding GRAM domain-containing protein 2B isoform X3 gives rise to the protein MPTVGGYMSFRSSKRFKLTSSYPVESSGGGLPAKVKKSRSSSSNGSIKKVKSRKDLSMEASQLDIQQQHKTITRQVAIRSQTFDDSRGFERTEGTGTQSSFIKHNKTFHKLFPEISESEDLIHAYICALQKEVPYHGRLYITDTNACFYSSVLLKDTKLVIPVSCIHIVKKQNTALLVPNALSIRTTEGDKYLFVSLRNRESCYQLLRSVSPQLEDGSTNSSPIFSSAENSFDKSKLENSSQSSLDNSLDQFDGSASQSLQDQPLHRPHREAVPNGNVPAFRNLNMQQSDSSSFEELSVSGSGGSWVWNVTEKAKSLLVQREANTLNTLLFIYLILVVLLLLSSGYIGLRIVALEEQLTSLGALSEFTLQSGYEDT
- the LOC144523292 gene encoding GRAM domain-containing protein 2B isoform X1; protein product: MLENKRDRLKTFLRKIDEKAIVRIKHFMKESSYPVESSGGGLPAKVKKSRSSSSNGSIKKVKSRKDLSMEASQLDIQQQHKTITRQVAIRSQTFDDSRGFERTEGTGTQSSFIKHNKTFHKLFPEISESEDLIHAYICALQKEVPYHGRLYITDTNACFYSSVLLKDTKLVIPVSCIHIVKKQNTALLVPNALSIRTTEGDKYLFVSLRNRESCYQLLRSVSPQLEDGSTNSSPIFSSAENSFDKSKLENSSQSSLDNSLDQFDGSASQSLQDQPLHRPHREAVPNGNVPAFRNLNMQQSDSSSFEELSVSGSGGSWVWNVTEKAKSLLVQREANTLNTLLFIYLILVVLLLLSSGYIGLRIVALEEQLTSLGALSEFTLQSGYEDT
- the LOC144523292 gene encoding GRAM domain-containing protein 2B isoform X4, producing the protein MPTVGGYMSFRSSKRFKLTSYPVESSGGGLPAKVKKSRSSSSNGSIKKVKSRKDLSMEASQLDIQQQHKTITRQVAIRSQTFDDSRGFERTEGTGTQSSFIKHNKTFHKLFPEISESEDLIHAYICALQKEVPYHGRLYITDTNACFYSSVLLKDTKLVIPVSCIHIVKKQNTALLVPNALSIRTTEGDKYLFVSLRNRESCYQLLRSVSPQLEDGSTNSSPIFSSAENSFDKSKLENSSQSSLDNSLDQFDGSASQSLQDQPLHRPHREAVPNGNVPAFRNLNMQQSDSSSFEELSVSGSGGSWVWNVTEKAKSLLVQREANTLNTLLFIYLILVVLLLLSSGYIGLRIVALEEQLTSLGALSEFTLQSGYEDT
- the LOC144523292 gene encoding GRAM domain-containing protein 2B isoform X2; the protein is MLENKRDRLKTFLRKIDEKAIVRIKHFMKESYPVESSGGGLPAKVKKSRSSSSNGSIKKVKSRKDLSMEASQLDIQQQHKTITRQVAIRSQTFDDSRGFERTEGTGTQSSFIKHNKTFHKLFPEISESEDLIHAYICALQKEVPYHGRLYITDTNACFYSSVLLKDTKLVIPVSCIHIVKKQNTALLVPNALSIRTTEGDKYLFVSLRNRESCYQLLRSVSPQLEDGSTNSSPIFSSAENSFDKSKLENSSQSSLDNSLDQFDGSASQSLQDQPLHRPHREAVPNGNVPAFRNLNMQQSDSSSFEELSVSGSGGSWVWNVTEKAKSLLVQREANTLNTLLFIYLILVVLLLLSSGYIGLRIVALEEQLTSLGALSEFTLQSGYEDT